One window of Brevibacterium pigmentatum genomic DNA carries:
- a CDS encoding MFS transporter, whose amino-acid sequence MLPWIVLGIVILALNLRTPIIAPTAILPDIQEGTGFSAAGLGLLTGLPVLLFALATPLAGKFITRLGAEATVLACLSGVLLGTVLRSVGPSWLVLAGTGIIGLAITLGNIVVPVIIRREVPWEKVSLVTGLYSAMMNVGSMATLIGTGPLAEAFGWRWALAAWGGLAFLGLGFWMVLIRVRVRREGEAARAAAAESADDPSLTEAAAPVVKPSWAEAPASFRLIIALLIVTFSGQSTAYYVTTTWLPSYLSDTIGLAPTAAGGTASLFQIAAILGAFGVPLLAVKTKPWVPVAIVAVLWLSLPVGLLAAPGAYWLWATTGGIAQGGGFTAIFSIIARTAGSDAQTASASARVQFGGYLAATLAPPFAGWLNTATAGWTAPLLLILAATLAFTITGLLAARRAGGFPRGGREVLDPD is encoded by the coding sequence ATGCTGCCCTGGATCGTTCTGGGCATCGTCATCCTCGCCCTCAACCTGCGCACCCCGATCATCGCGCCGACCGCGATCCTGCCCGACATCCAGGAGGGCACGGGGTTCAGCGCGGCCGGACTCGGTCTCCTCACGGGCCTGCCGGTTCTGCTGTTCGCCTTGGCCACGCCGCTGGCGGGGAAGTTCATCACCCGCCTCGGCGCCGAAGCCACGGTTCTCGCGTGTCTGTCGGGTGTCCTGCTGGGCACCGTTCTGCGTTCGGTCGGCCCGTCCTGGCTGGTGCTCGCGGGCACCGGCATCATCGGCCTGGCGATCACCTTGGGCAATATCGTCGTCCCCGTCATCATCCGCCGCGAGGTGCCGTGGGAAAAGGTATCGCTGGTCACCGGCCTGTATTCGGCGATGATGAACGTCGGGTCGATGGCCACCCTCATCGGCACCGGCCCCCTGGCCGAAGCCTTCGGCTGGCGCTGGGCGCTGGCCGCCTGGGGCGGTCTCGCCTTCTTGGGCCTCGGTTTCTGGATGGTGCTCATCCGCGTGCGCGTGCGACGCGAGGGTGAGGCTGCCCGCGCTGCCGCGGCCGAATCCGCCGACGATCCTTCCCTCACCGAGGCGGCCGCCCCCGTCGTGAAGCCCTCGTGGGCCGAGGCTCCCGCTTCCTTCCGGCTGATCATCGCCCTGCTCATCGTCACGTTCTCCGGACAGTCGACCGCTTACTACGTGACGACTACCTGGCTGCCGAGCTACCTCAGCGACACGATCGGGCTCGCCCCGACCGCCGCCGGAGGCACGGCGTCCCTGTTCCAGATCGCTGCGATCCTCGGTGCCTTCGGAGTGCCGCTGCTGGCGGTGAAGACGAAGCCTTGGGTGCCTGTGGCGATCGTCGCCGTGCTCTGGTTGTCCCTGCCCGTGGGACTGTTGGCGGCCCCCGGCGCCTACTGGTTGTGGGCGACCACCGGCGGCATCGCCCAGGGTGGCGGGTTCACGGCGATCTTCTCGATAATCGCCCGCACCGCCGGAAGCGATGCGCAGACCGCGTCCGCTTCGGCGCGTGTGCAGTTCGGCGGCTACCTCGCAGCGACCCTGGCCCCGCCGTTCGCCGGTTGGCTCAACACCGCCACCGCCGGGTGGACGGCACCGCTGCTGCTCATCCTCGCCGCTACCCTCGCGTTCACGATCACCGGTCTCTTGGCCGCCCGCCGAGCCGGCGGCTTCCCCCGCGGCGGGCGCGAGGTCCTCGACCCCGACTAA
- a CDS encoding cell division protein CrgA: protein MAKSKGRPQRTSRTSSAAKAKQAESAEAVETAEVEELETESLDTDVAEAADTDVAEAADTDVAEAADTDVADVTDDDSDATEAAADDLKGNSADEDADDEASEKDSQATAAAKKSKDEKSSKSTKKSDSTKDAKSSKSSKASDSKASSSKTSGSKGAAAKRTSRSGNPAKRPQGRKTASYTSTSGQQTIKPNPSWFLPVLIGLLLVGLIWLVTFYITQGAFPVEAWGNWNILIGFAFFVAGLIMSTRWR, encoded by the coding sequence GTGGCCAAGTCCAAAGGACGCCCCCAGCGCACTTCTCGCACTTCGTCGGCGGCCAAGGCGAAGCAGGCCGAATCCGCTGAAGCTGTCGAGACGGCCGAGGTCGAGGAACTCGAGACCGAATCGCTCGACACCGATGTCGCCGAGGCTGCCGACACTGACGTCGCCGAGGCTGCCGACACTGACGTCGCCGAGGCTGCCGACACTGACGTCGCCGACGTTACGGACGACGATTCGGATGCGACCGAGGCTGCTGCAGACGATCTGAAGGGCAATTCCGCGGACGAGGACGCCGACGACGAGGCCTCCGAGAAAGACTCACAGGCCACGGCTGCCGCGAAGAAGTCCAAGGACGAGAAGTCGTCGAAGTCGACCAAGAAGTCCGACTCGACCAAGGACGCGAAGTCGTCGAAGTCCTCGAAGGCTTCCGATTCCAAGGCATCGTCTTCCAAGACATCCGGCTCGAAGGGTGCGGCCGCCAAGCGCACCTCCCGTTCGGGCAATCCTGCTAAGCGGCCGCAGGGACGCAAGACCGCGAGCTACACCTCGACCTCGGGGCAACAGACGATCAAGCCGAACCCGAGCTGGTTCCTGCCGGTCCTCATCGGACTGCTGCTCGTCGGCCTCATCTGGCTCGTCACCTTCTACATCACTCAGGGTGCTTTCCCCGTCGAAGCGTGGGGCAACTGGAACATCCTCATCGGCTTCGCCTTCTTCGTGGCGGGTCTCATCATGTCCACACGCTGGCGGTAG
- a CDS encoding peptidylprolyl isomerase, which yields MTTASTHTAVLHTNHGDITINLFGNHAPKTVANFVELAQGEREFTDPSTGEPTKRPFYDGLGFHRIISNFMIQGGCPLGTGTGGPGYTFDDEIHPELQFDRKYLLAMANAGKQMGRGTNGSQFFITTAETPWLNGKHTIFGEVADEASQKVVDEIEGVRTAAMDKPVEPVVMEKVDITAK from the coding sequence ATGACTACAGCTTCTACGCATACCGCAGTCCTGCACACCAACCACGGTGACATCACCATCAACCTCTTCGGCAATCATGCTCCGAAGACCGTGGCCAACTTCGTCGAACTCGCCCAGGGGGAGCGTGAGTTCACCGATCCCTCGACCGGCGAGCCGACCAAGCGCCCCTTCTACGACGGCCTCGGCTTCCACCGCATCATCTCGAACTTCATGATCCAGGGCGGCTGCCCGCTGGGCACAGGCACCGGCGGACCCGGCTACACCTTCGACGATGAGATCCACCCCGAACTGCAGTTCGACCGCAAGTACCTGCTGGCCATGGCCAACGCCGGCAAGCAGATGGGACGCGGCACCAACGGCTCGCAGTTCTTCATCACCACCGCCGAGACCCCGTGGCTCAACGGCAAGCACACCATCTTCGGCGAGGTTGCCGATGAAGCCAGCCAGAAGGTCGTCGACGAGATCGAGGGTGTGCGCACCGCTGCGATGGACAAGCCGGTCGAGCCGGTCGTCATGGAGAAGGTCGACATCACTGCGAAGTGA
- a CDS encoding rhomboid family intramembrane serine protease, with protein MDTPEEGSARETGRALSASPPLITRTLLIVTIVAFLAELIPGLDLLRRLSFVPALTLEQPWRVLSVALVHEEPSPFHLLANMIGLFFFGSFVERALGHWKFLAVYVIGTAGGSAMVLLVADPFDVDWVTNHIGASGAVFAIVGVLLAPTHRLDRNITGVLVFVALNFGYGFLVAGVSWESHLGGLITGFVLGCAGLLGPQRSRTLVFTVTSVGLVVLIAACGAWKMAGLGL; from the coding sequence ATGGACACACCTGAGGAGGGCTCGGCACGGGAAACCGGCCGGGCCCTCTCTGCATCCCCGCCGCTGATCACCCGCACGCTCCTCATCGTCACCATCGTGGCCTTCCTCGCGGAGCTCATTCCCGGCCTCGACCTGCTGCGGAGGCTGAGCTTCGTTCCCGCACTCACCCTCGAACAGCCGTGGCGGGTGCTCTCGGTCGCCCTCGTCCATGAGGAGCCGTCACCGTTCCACCTGCTGGCGAACATGATCGGGCTGTTCTTCTTCGGATCCTTCGTCGAGAGAGCCCTGGGGCACTGGAAGTTCCTGGCCGTATACGTCATCGGCACCGCCGGTGGTTCGGCCATGGTGCTCCTGGTGGCAGACCCCTTCGACGTTGACTGGGTGACGAACCACATCGGCGCTTCGGGTGCGGTGTTCGCGATCGTCGGCGTCCTCTTGGCCCCGACACACCGCCTCGACCGGAACATCACCGGGGTTCTCGTATTCGTCGCGCTCAACTTCGGCTACGGATTCCTCGTCGCGGGGGTGTCCTGGGAGTCCCACCTCGGCGGTCTGATCACCGGATTCGTGCTCGGCTGTGCTGGGCTGCTGGGTCCGCAGCGATCGCGGACGCTGGTGTTCACGGTGACCTCGGTCGGTCTGGTGGTGCTGATTGCGGCCTGCGGGGCGTGGAAGATGGCCGGACTCGGACTCTGA
- the argS gene encoding arginine--tRNA ligase has protein sequence MPSLTSVLTDRFAAALIQAFGEDFARRDPVIRSSQFADFQANVALPLAKELKSKPRDIAAQIVQNLDLEGVCETPEISGPGFINLTFTPEFLASTLTAGGVAAAPENTDPQTIAIDYSAPNVAKEMHVGHLRTTVVGDALARTHEFLGNTVIRQNHIGDWGTPFGMLIEHLLDVGVDSTEASEVSENPNAFYQAARAKFDSDEAFATRSRARVVKLQGGDEETLGLWTTLVGYSREYFNRIYSLLDVTLTDDDLAGESTYNDVLAEVCDELEAKGLATISDGALCVFPEGFTGREGEPLPLIIRKSDGGYGYATTDLAAVRNRAVNLGVNRALYVVGTPQAMHFDMVFTVARAAGWLPETFSPEHVKIGNVLGSDGKILRTRSGAPLRLAELLEEAVTRAKATLAESSVDFEPAEADEVARIVGIGAVKYADLSVAHDTSYTFDLDRMLAPIGNTAPYLQYAGARIRSIGRKAEAEGVDASQVANAAISLGEAAERELALSILGFADVVTEVAAGSTPHRLCTYLFDLAQAFTSFYEQCPVLIAETPELRDSRLRLSAIVLEVLQAGLGVLGIRVPERM, from the coding sequence ATGCCATCTCTGACTTCTGTGCTCACGGACCGTTTCGCCGCCGCCCTCATCCAGGCCTTCGGTGAGGACTTCGCCAGGCGCGATCCCGTCATCCGCAGCAGCCAGTTCGCAGACTTCCAGGCCAATGTGGCGCTGCCCCTGGCCAAGGAACTGAAGTCGAAGCCGCGCGATATCGCCGCACAGATCGTTCAGAACCTCGACCTCGAGGGCGTCTGCGAGACCCCGGAGATCTCGGGACCCGGGTTCATCAACCTCACATTCACCCCCGAATTCCTCGCCTCCACCCTGACCGCAGGCGGAGTCGCCGCCGCCCCGGAGAACACCGATCCGCAGACCATCGCCATCGACTATTCGGCCCCGAATGTGGCCAAGGAGATGCACGTCGGCCACCTGCGCACCACCGTCGTCGGTGACGCCCTGGCCCGCACCCACGAATTCCTCGGCAACACGGTCATCCGCCAGAACCACATCGGCGACTGGGGCACACCGTTCGGCATGCTCATCGAGCACCTCCTCGACGTCGGCGTCGACTCGACCGAGGCCTCCGAGGTGTCCGAGAACCCGAACGCCTTCTACCAGGCGGCCCGGGCGAAGTTCGATTCCGACGAGGCCTTCGCCACCCGCTCGCGGGCCCGCGTCGTCAAGCTCCAGGGCGGCGACGAAGAGACCCTGGGTCTGTGGACGACGCTCGTCGGCTACTCCCGCGAGTACTTCAATCGCATCTACTCGCTCCTCGATGTCACCCTCACCGACGACGACCTCGCCGGCGAGTCCACCTACAACGACGTGCTGGCCGAGGTCTGCGACGAACTCGAGGCCAAGGGCCTGGCGACGATCTCCGATGGTGCGCTGTGCGTGTTCCCCGAAGGCTTCACCGGCCGTGAGGGCGAACCTCTGCCGCTCATCATCCGCAAATCCGACGGCGGCTACGGCTACGCCACGACGGACCTCGCCGCCGTGCGCAACCGGGCGGTCAACCTCGGCGTGAACCGTGCCCTCTACGTCGTCGGCACCCCGCAGGCCATGCACTTCGATATGGTCTTCACCGTCGCCCGCGCTGCCGGCTGGCTGCCGGAGACCTTCAGTCCCGAACACGTGAAGATCGGCAATGTGCTCGGTTCCGACGGCAAGATCCTGCGCACCCGCTCCGGCGCACCGCTGCGCCTGGCCGAGCTCCTCGAAGAGGCCGTGACCCGGGCGAAGGCGACACTGGCGGAGTCGAGCGTGGACTTCGAGCCTGCGGAGGCCGACGAGGTCGCACGCATCGTCGGCATCGGTGCGGTGAAGTACGCCGATCTGTCCGTCGCGCACGACACCTCCTACACCTTCGACCTCGACCGGATGCTCGCCCCCATCGGCAACACCGCCCCGTACCTCCAGTACGCCGGCGCCCGCATCCGCTCCATCGGCCGCAAGGCCGAAGCCGAAGGCGTCGACGCCTCCCAGGTCGCGAACGCCGCGATCAGCCTCGGCGAGGCTGCCGAACGTGAGCTCGCGCTGTCGATCCTCGGCTTCGCCGATGTGGTCACCGAGGTGGCCGCCGGGTCGACGCCCCACCGACTGTGCACCTACCTGTTCGATCTCGCCCAGGCATTCACCTCGTTCTACGAGCAGTGCCCGGTGCTCATCGCCGAGACCCCCGAGCTGCGCGACTCCCGCCTCCGGCTCTCGGCGATCGTGCTCGAGGTCCTCCAGGCCGGTCTCGGGGTGCTCGGCATCCGCGTGCCCGAGCGGATGTGA